Part of the Deltaproteobacteria bacterium genome, TCGATTTTTCAAAGCCTGCCGGGTGATAAATGTTTGCCCGGCGTAACCGGATTAAAAAATAAAGGAATATGGCCATGCCGCCGCGCGTAATTGAAGGAAACCTTTCGGCAGCCGGGAAACGGTTCGGCATAGTGGTGAGCCGTTTCAACGATTTCATCTCCGAACGCCTTCTGGGCGGGGCCATCGACGCCCTTGTGAGAAGCGGCGCGAAGGAGGAGGATATCACCATTGTAAGGGTTCCCGGAGCCTTCGAGATTCCCCTGGCAGCCGGAAAAATGGCCGCCATGAAGGGGCTTTCCGCCGTCATCTGCTTAGGCGCGGTGATTCGCGGCTCCACGCCGCATTTCGACTACGTGGCCGCCGAGGTCAGCAAGGGCGTGGCCCACGTGGGGCTTAACGCCGGAATCCCGGTGATCTTCGGGGTCCTCACCACCGACACCATAGAGCAGGCCGTGGAGCGCGCCGGAACCAAGGCGGGCAACAAGGGTTTCGATTCCGCCATGGCAGCTGTTGAAATGGCCAATCTCATGGCTGAAATGGGCCGGGTGAACGCTTGACCAGTCCAACCGGAAAAAGGCGCAAGGCGAGGGAGGAAGCCCTAAAGGCCCTGTTCTTCCTGGATTTCTCCCCCCTGCCCCCCTACGAGGCCATGACCCTTTACTGTTCCAATTTTGCTGCAGGGCAGGTGCCGGACGAGTTTTTCAAAGACATCGCCTACGGCGTGCTGGAAAACAAGGCGGGCATCGATGAGGCCATCGTTTCCCACAGCAAAAACTGGAAACTGGCCCGGATGAGCGCCGTTGACCGCAACGTGTTGCGCGTGGCGGTTTACGAGCTTCTGCACAGGCCGGATGTTCCGGGCCCCGTGGTGGTCAACGAGGCCGTGGAACTGGCTAAAATTTACGGATCGGAACTTTCGCCCGGTTTCGTGAACGGCATTCTGGATTCGATTTTGAACGGGCTGCATCCGAAGAAAAAATAGCTTGGAATTCCGGGAGCGCGGGCGCTTGCCCGCTTTCCCCTGCCTGTCCCTCCAAAAATTTGCTCATCCTTTCCTTCCTCGTGATATAATTTATAAAAAATTCCCGGACCATTCAAAGGGAGAGGCCATGAAGGAAATTCGGCTGGACGCGGCGGTGATAGGGGCGGGGACTGCGGGGCTTTTCGCCGCTTCCCGCATAGCCAGGAAAACCGAAAATTTCGCAATATTTGAAGGCGGAACAGAGGGCACCACCTGCGCCCGCGTGGGCTGTATGCCATCGAAAGCCGTGATCGCCCTTGCAAGGGCCTTTTGCGCGGGCTGCGCCAAAGACGCCCTGCCCGGATTTCCGGCAGCGAGCGGCCCGGCTGACACGGGGGCCGTGATGGAGCGGGTGCGAAAAATCCGCGACGGCCTGTATAAGTCCACCGCCGCCAACGCGCGGGCGCGTTTCGGGGCCAGGATTATCCCGGAGTCCGTGTTTTTCGCCGAACCCATGACGCTTGAGGCTGGAGGCATTCTTTACCGGTGCGACTCCATAGTGGTTGCCGCCGGTTCCACTCCCGCCGTTCCTCCCGGATGGAGCCTCGTGGACGGCAGGATCGTCACCACCGATACCTTTTTCGAGCTTCCGGCCCTTGGCCGAAGGGTGCTGGCAGTTGGCATGGGGCCGGTAGGCATAGAGCTTTCCCAGGCCATGGCGCGCCTTGGCCTCGATGTAACAATGGTGGAAATGACCGAGAGGGTGGCCGCCATCTCCGACCCGGACGTGGACAGGGCCTTCAAGGAAATCCTGTCCAGGACCCCCAATTTTTCCTTTCATCTGAAAACGGCGGTAAAGCTGGACGGAGTCGGCGAGGAAGGAGTCCGCGTGACCCTTACGGGCCGTTCAGCCGGGGCGGGCCGCAAGGATGTGTTTGACCTGGTTCTTCTGGCCTCCGGCAGACGCCCCAATGTGGACGGCCTGCGCCTGGAAAATTCGGGCCTTCTGTTGGATGACAGGGGCTTTGCCGTGGTTGACCCCAAAACCCTCAGGGCCGGGGGCCAAAGGGTCTTTTTTGCCGGGGACGTAAGCGGAATAAGGCCCTTTTACCACGATGCGGCGGACCAGGGAGTGCTGGCCGGGGAAAACGCCGTGGCCTTCCCTGGCGAGCTTGGCGTTCTGCCGGAAAAGGTGCCGCTGGCCATGGTGTTCACCTCGCCCAACGTGGCCATGGTGGGGAAGGCCTTCCACGAGCTGCCGAAGGATTCCTTTGTTGTTGGCGGGGCGGACGCCTCGAAATCCGGGCGGGCAATTGTGGAAGGCGGAGCGGCTGGGCGGATAAGCCTCTATTTCGGAAAATCCGGCGGAAAGCTTTTGGGCGCGCAGATGGCCATGCCGGACGGCGAGCATCTGGCCCATTACCTTTCGGTGATGATCGCCGCAAATTTTACGGTGGACGATGTGCTTAGGCTGCCCTTCTACCACCCCACCTACGAGGAGCTTGTGAAGGCCGCCGCCGAGGAGGCCAGAAGGGCGCTCAAATAAGATGGTTGGGGGAGGCCAGGCGCTCCGGGATGGCCAGGACGGCCCCGATTCCCATGAAAAGAAGCAGGATCAGAACCGTGGACGCAATTACCTGGGAGTAGAAGTTTTTGGGGCAGTCGCCTTTGTAAAGCTCTTTCATATGTCTGAAGACTATGGACTCCTCCCAGATTACAGTAAGCCCGCCGGTGAAAAGGAGCGCGATGATCACGTAGAGAAGCTTTACCGGCCAGTAGGCGGGCGGCTCCATGGCGTCACTTAACCCCAAAAACAAGAACGTTAAAATGTATAATACCAGAAAGACCAAAGCAAGTATTACAGGGTTTGCTTTTATTAGCGCTGAAAACCGCGAGTCACCGAGAAACATGGCGGCTCTCTTACTTGGGCGATAAGCCACGGGCGTGATTATCAGAAGCATAAAGATAAAAAACGGGCTCGGAACCGCCGCTCCTAGCGAAAACAGTAGGCCGAGAAGAGTGGTGAAAATATTGGCCAGGAGCATGGAGGAGAACGTCCTGCCGAAGGGCAGGGGCCTTACGAAAAGCGCGAACATGGCGCTTTTTGCCAGAATTCCGGCTATGAGGCCCCAAATCCCCGTGTAAGAGATTGCCGGCCCCGCGAAAAGATGAATGAGCGGGACAAGCGGCATGCAGGCCCATGCGTTTGCAGGAAGGAGAAGCAGGAAAGCCGCAGCCGCGAAAATCATACAGCCCGATTTTTTTCCAGGGCCGCCGAATCGACTCTCCATGTCCCCCCTCTTTCGTCAAAGCCTGATTTTATCAGCAAGGGCTATGCCGCTTGCCACCGCAAGCTCGGTTCCGATTCCTCGCGATCCCGCGTCCGCGCCCACCAGATAGAGCCCTAGAAGGGCGGTTTCGTGTTTCAGCCTTAGGCTTCCCACCTGGTCCGGGGTCTGGCCAAGGCCGATGGCCTCCCCTGCCGGGTGACGGGTGAGGGCCGTCACGTCCGAGCGGGTGGAGCGTGTCTCCCAGATGATCGAATCGGAAAAACCCGGGAACAGTCTCAACACGGTTTCGTGTACCTTGTCAAGTATGGCATTCCCCAGGGCCTTGGACGAGCGCGGGGGAGCGGCGGTTCCCGCTATCACGAGCTGTTTTCCCGGCGGGGCCAGGGACGGGTCGTGGTTGGAGGGAACCGGCATGAAGATGAAGGGGTCGTCCGGCACGCTCTTGTTTTGGATGTAGTCGAAGATGGTCACAGGGTCGCCCTTGGGCATGTAAAAAACCACGGGATAAGGGATGACGGGCCTGTCGAGGGCGTACTTTATGGTGACGTAGGCGTTGGAATAGCTCATTTTGGGTATGCGCCGGGCCGTCTCCTCCCCTATGGCCTCCCTGCCCGCCAGGTCCAGGGTCCGGGCCGCTCCGGCGTTTGAAATCACAACGTCCGCAGGAAAAAAGCCGCTTTCGGTTTTTACGCCCGCCACCATTCCGGCCCTTGAAACGATCTCCGTCGCGGTCTCCGAAAAAAGTATCCTGCCGCCGTAGAGTTCAAGGCTTTTCCTGAACGAATCGGGTATGGCCTGACAGCCGCCCATGGGGTAGCCGAAGTCCGCGTCTGCAAACATCCGGGAAAAGCAGTGGATGAACTCCCCGGCTGAGGCCTGCCGGTAGTCCAGGGCGAAATAGAGCTGGCACACGCAGTTGGCGAAGGCGTGGACCTCGCGGTCCTTCGTGTGGGCCTTCACGAAGTCGTAGAGGGTGACCCGGTCGTTTTCCCCGGCCAGATCGCCCGTAAGAAGGGCCCGTATGAAGCGCCAGGCTCCGGGGTAGTTAATAAGGCCGATCCGTAGTTTTTGGGCCACCTTCACCGTCTGCCAAAGGGGTTTCAAGTCCAGGGGAAAATCGAACTCGGCCCTGCCCATCACCCGTGCAGCCGGATTTTTGACGGACCACTTAAGCCCGCCCGATGTCCTTCCGGTCATCTCCCCGTGGGGGCCGCTTTTTCCCCTGGAGAACATGTGCACGCCGAAATCGCACTTGAAGCCGTCCCGCTCAAAGGCCATGGACCGGCCCCCTGCCACGGGCTGGGCTTCCAGGATCAGCACATCGGCCCCCTTCTGGGCAAGCAGGGCTCCGCAGGCCAGCCCGCCGAGGCCGGCACCTATTATCACTACTTTCCTGGCCATGATTTCCCCCCTTGAAATTAGAAATCAGACAGACGCAGTCCCGGCCCGCCGTCACTCCTCCCGGCCCGGTATGCGGGACATTGCAAGCTCCGACAGGGCGGCGATGGTGAGGCTTGGGTTGACCCCCACGTTGGCGGAGACCGCCGAGCCGTCCACAACGTACAGGCCGGGATGGCCGAACACCTCGTGATTTCTGGAGATCACGCCGTTTTCAGCCGAGGTCCCCATTGGGCAGCCGCCCAGGATGTGGGCCGTTGACGAGATGCCGCCCACGGACTCGGTAAGGACGTTCAAGGGCGTTCCGCCTGACGCCGCCGCAAAAGCGCGGGCCGCCTCGTTGGCCACCGGCAGGTAGCTTGGAGCCTCCCAGCCCTTTATGGCGCGGGATTGAAGACGCCTGGAAAAGGGCGGGAAGGGCGAGCGCCGAAAATCGAAGGCAAGGCGGTTGTCGGTGTCCTGCATCACTGTGAGAACGCTCATGCGCCCGCGCCAGTTTTTCGCCCTGAAGGATTCCGTGGCCGATACCGGATGAGAGAAAAGGGCGGCAAGGGCCTTTTTCGCACGGGTTTTCGGGTCGGCGTCGTCCACCAGGGGGCCGACGTAAAATTTCATGAAATTGTAGGCCGTGGGGAAGCGGTTCTGGGTGATGTGGGTGTGGGAATCCGGGTAAAAATCGCTGGTTATGGCGGTGCCTTTGGTGAGGTCGGCGTCCTTGTCGCGGGAAAGAATCCCCACTATGGCCTCGGAATTGGTGCGCACCAGCTTCCCCAGTCGGGGCGAGATGTTGGGAAGGCTTTTCAGGTCGTCCCGGCAGGAGAACAAAAGCCGCAGGCTTTCCACCACCCCGGCTGAGACTATCACGCGGTCGGCCTTGACCGGTGCCTTTTTAAGGCCGTTGACGCTTCGTGATTCCACCGCGTAGCCGCCCCCCGGAAGGGGCAGGACGTTCACGGCCCTGCGGTCGGGAAGAATTTTGGCCCCGAGGTTCTTGGCCAGATGAAGGTAGTTCTTGTCCAGGCTGTTCTTGGAGTTTTTGGCGCAGCCCGCCAGGCATTCGCCGCAGTATTCGCAGCCGGTGCGCGGGGGGCCCTTTCCATCGAAAAAAGGATCGGGTACGGTGGTTCCGGGGTTCCCGAAGTAGATGCCGTTTCTCACCGGACCGAAGGTCCCTTCGGCTCCCATGAGCCTTGCGGCTTTTTTCAGGTGCCCGTCCATGAGGTCCAGGCGCGGGTTCCTTGTCACCCCCAACATGCCTTCGGCTGTTTCGTAGTGGGGCGCGAGTTCCCCCTGCCAGTCCGGGGAAAGGTCCCGCCACGCCGGGTCGTTGAAAAAGGCCGCCTTGGGCCGCAGAAGCACCGCCGCGTAGACCAGGCTTCCGCCCCCCACCCCCACGCCCCCCACGATTATCACGTGCCGGAAAACGTGCTGCACGAAATAACCGCGCATCCCAAGGGGCGGCATCCACAGAAAGCGCTTCAGATTTCCTGCGGCGGCCTCCATGTCGGATGGCGTCACGTCCCGGCCCTGTTCCAGGACCGCCACCCTGTATCCCTTTTCGGACAGGCGCAGGGCTGAAACGCTTCCGCCGAAGCCGCTGCCGATTACCGCGTAATCGTAATGATCCATAAGGTTGTGATTTTCCTGTGAGTTGGCGAAAGGTTGGCTTTAGGCCATTGATTGACCGCCGGGTCGGCCTGAATTTGAAAAAGATGTTTCGGGATAACATCCCGTTCCGTCGGCTTTTTTGCAGGAAACCAAGGCCGGGATCGGGGGGAATGAAACCGTAATGCCGTGTGACTATATAGATGCCGAATTATTTTGCTTGTGTCAACACGCTTGTCGGGATAATGATTCCCCGGTCTTTTTTGATGAGGCGAAAAGGGGGCGGCCCTTAAAAAGGAAAGCGCCCCCGGCCATGCGCAAAAAAGGATTTGGTGTTGACTTGGCCACAAGGCTTTGGTATGGGCAACAGTCCCCTTCGGGATTGAAAGGCAGTGAAAGGCCAAATGGGCCGGGAAGACGAAAAAAGGCAGTTTTACCGGGACCTTGCTTTCATAAGCACGGCGGGGCTGTCATTCGGCTTTTCCATAGCCATCGGCCTTTTTATAGGGATATGGCTGGACAAGAGCGTTTTCGGCACTTCCCCGTGGTGCACCCTGATCTTTCTGGGCTTCGGGATCGCGGCGGGCTACCGGAACCTCTGGCTGATATACACGCGGGCCAGGAAGTTGGACACCCAGGAAAAAAAATGACCCTGCCCGGTTTGCGGCAGGGCCACAGGGCTTATTGATGCAAAAGGCGCAAGACGAAAAACCGGCAAGCCGGGACGGAGCGGAGGAGAGAATCTATTCCTTCGTGACAAGGTCCAATCCCTTCATTCTTGGAGGGGCGGCCCTGTGCGCCTTCGTGTTCGCCCCGCCCAGGTTTTTTCTGGGGGTCCTTCTGGGCGGCCTGATCGTGACCGTCAATTTCGCGCTTTTGTTCCGCACCCTTAAAAAGGCGCTGGCCCCGGGCAACACCCAAGGATACGCCCCGGTGCTGGCCAAGTATTATCTGCGCTTCATGGCAAGCGCCATCATCATTTTCGTTCTTATGGCCACCCGCATCGTCCACCCCATCGGCCTCATCCTTGGCCTTTCCGTGGTGGTGGTGAGCATAGTGGCCGCATTGGTTAATGAATTGAAATTTCATTCGGTGAAGGAGGCTGGCTGACGTGGAGCATCCGTATCTGTTCCTTACAAAGTTGGCGGAGATGTTCGGGGTAAGTTCCCAGACTGCTTTCGACTACAAGCACGTGTTCTATACGTGGTTCGCAATGGCGCTCATGCTGGGCTTCGGTTTCGTGGCCACCCGTGGCTTGAAGCTGGTGCCGGGCAAGGGCCAGAATTTTCTGGAACTCATCGTGGGCGGCATCGAGGATTTCATGGTGTCCGTGACCGGCGAGGAGGGCCGCTGGCTGCTCCCCATCACCGCAACGGTCTTCATCTACATTCTCGTCTGCAACCTCATGGGGCTTTTTCCGGGATTCTTTCCGCCCACCGCCGACATCAACACAACGGCAAGCTGCGCGGTGACGGTTTTTGCCGTCACCCACATCATCGGCATCAAGTATCACGGCATAAAGTACATCAAGCACTTCACCGGCCCCGTGGCGGCCCTCATCCCCCTGTTCCTGGTGCTGGAAATCATCGGGCACTGCGCGCGGGTGCTTTCCCTCTCCTTCCGTCTTTTCGGAAACATGATGGGCCACGAACTGGTGCTGGGCATTCTTTTCATGCTGGCGGGCGCGTTTTTCGCCCCGCTTCCCATCATGGCCCTGGGCGTCTTCGTGTCCCTGGTTCAGGCCTTCGTGTTCTTCCTGCTTTCCACCATTTATTTTGCAGGGTCCATGGAGCACGCGCATTAGGATTTTTTTGGCAGCCTAAGGCCAATCGGAAAAACTGGAAACAAAGCCTGGATAAAAACGATGAAGTGCAAGGAGTGCGAAAAGCTGATGAGAGAGCGTACGCTTTTGTACGTGACCGAAATCGGCTTTGAAGCACGACACAGCAATTCGCGTTATTAGACAGGCTGGCATTGCGGTACGGGTTTTTGGAAGAAGCCCGCAGAAAAAACATAATCGTTAAAGGAGAAGTTGATCAATGGAACAATCAGTCAATGCTTTGAGCGTGCTCATCGCCGCCATGACGGCGGCAGGTTTCGGAATCGCAATCGCGGCTTTCGGCTGCGGCATCGGCCAGGCTCTTGGTCTGAAGGCCGCCGTTGAGGGTATCGCCCGCAATCCCGAGGCTTCGGGCAAAATCATGACCACCATGCTTATCGGTCTGGCCATGATCGAGTCTCTTTGTATTTACGCTCTGGTCGTCGCGCTGCTTCTCATCTTCGTGGCGCCCCAGGGTGTTGATCTCAAGGCTCTGGTTGCAGGTTAAGACGCCCGTGCGGACGGGGTTCGTCCCCATCCGCACCCGCATCTGAAAAAAAAGGCCGCCGGGAGTAGTCCTCCCGGCGGCCTTTTTTTTGTGAATCCTGCGTAAAAACGCGAACTGCTGTGTCGTGCTTCAAAGCCGGCTCCGCCACGTACTTTCAGCACGCTTGCTCGTCGGCTTTTCGCTCTCCTTGCATTTCATCGTTTTTACGCAGGATTCACGCTTCTGCATAAAAAAATGCGAACAGATGCGTTACGCTTCAAAGCTCCGCATTGCGCCAAAAGCACACCTTCTTTTCTGTCTGTCTTTCTTGCATTTTATGGTTTTTGCGCATAAGTTACATTCCTGCCTTTCAGATTGCCACCAATCAACAATGAGGACTGCCCCACATGAACCTCGGCACTTTTTTAAGAAAAAAGGCGGTTTCAGGCGAACTTTCTCGCCTTGTGGACTCCATGCCCCTTTCCGTTGGCTCACTGGGCTACGACCCCTGGGGCTTCAACACCGAAGACGCCAAGGTGGGGCT contains:
- a CDS encoding 6,7-dimethyl-8-ribityllumazine synthase; this translates as MPPRVIEGNLSAAGKRFGIVVSRFNDFISERLLGGAIDALVRSGAKEEDITIVRVPGAFEIPLAAGKMAAMKGLSAVICLGAVIRGSTPHFDYVAAEVSKGVAHVGLNAGIPVIFGVLTTDTIEQAVERAGTKAGNKGFDSAMAAVEMANLMAEMGRVNA
- the nusB gene encoding transcription antitermination factor NusB → MTSPTGKRRKAREEALKALFFLDFSPLPPYEAMTLYCSNFAAGQVPDEFFKDIAYGVLENKAGIDEAIVSHSKNWKLARMSAVDRNVLRVAVYELLHRPDVPGPVVVNEAVELAKIYGSELSPGFVNGILDSILNGLHPKKK
- a CDS encoding FAD-dependent oxidoreductase; amino-acid sequence: MKEIRLDAAVIGAGTAGLFAASRIARKTENFAIFEGGTEGTTCARVGCMPSKAVIALARAFCAGCAKDALPGFPAASGPADTGAVMERVRKIRDGLYKSTAANARARFGARIIPESVFFAEPMTLEAGGILYRCDSIVVAAGSTPAVPPGWSLVDGRIVTTDTFFELPALGRRVLAVGMGPVGIELSQAMARLGLDVTMVEMTERVAAISDPDVDRAFKEILSRTPNFSFHLKTAVKLDGVGEEGVRVTLTGRSAGAGRKDVFDLVLLASGRRPNVDGLRLENSGLLLDDRGFAVVDPKTLRAGGQRVFFAGDVSGIRPFYHDAADQGVLAGENAVAFPGELGVLPEKVPLAMVFTSPNVAMVGKAFHELPKDSFVVGGADASKSGRAIVEGGAAGRISLYFGKSGGKLLGAQMAMPDGEHLAHYLSVMIAANFTVDDVLRLPFYHPTYEELVKAAAEEARRALK
- a CDS encoding NAD(P)/FAD-dependent oxidoreductase → MARKVVIIGAGLGGLACGALLAQKGADVLILEAQPVAGGRSMAFERDGFKCDFGVHMFSRGKSGPHGEMTGRTSGGLKWSVKNPAARVMGRAEFDFPLDLKPLWQTVKVAQKLRIGLINYPGAWRFIRALLTGDLAGENDRVTLYDFVKAHTKDREVHAFANCVCQLYFALDYRQASAGEFIHCFSRMFADADFGYPMGGCQAIPDSFRKSLELYGGRILFSETATEIVSRAGMVAGVKTESGFFPADVVISNAGAARTLDLAGREAIGEETARRIPKMSYSNAYVTIKYALDRPVIPYPVVFYMPKGDPVTIFDYIQNKSVPDDPFIFMPVPSNHDPSLAPPGKQLVIAGTAAPPRSSKALGNAILDKVHETVLRLFPGFSDSIIWETRSTRSDVTALTRHPAGEAIGLGQTPDQVGSLRLKHETALLGLYLVGADAGSRGIGTELAVASGIALADKIRL
- a CDS encoding GMC family oxidoreductase — protein: MDHYDYAVIGSGFGGSVSALRLSEKGYRVAVLEQGRDVTPSDMEAAAGNLKRFLWMPPLGMRGYFVQHVFRHVIIVGGVGVGGGSLVYAAVLLRPKAAFFNDPAWRDLSPDWQGELAPHYETAEGMLGVTRNPRLDLMDGHLKKAARLMGAEGTFGPVRNGIYFGNPGTTVPDPFFDGKGPPRTGCEYCGECLAGCAKNSKNSLDKNYLHLAKNLGAKILPDRRAVNVLPLPGGGYAVESRSVNGLKKAPVKADRVIVSAGVVESLRLLFSCRDDLKSLPNISPRLGKLVRTNSEAIVGILSRDKDADLTKGTAITSDFYPDSHTHITQNRFPTAYNFMKFYVGPLVDDADPKTRAKKALAALFSHPVSATESFRAKNWRGRMSVLTVMQDTDNRLAFDFRRSPFPPFSRRLQSRAIKGWEAPSYLPVANEAARAFAAASGGTPLNVLTESVGGISSTAHILGGCPMGTSAENGVISRNHEVFGHPGLYVVDGSAVSANVGVNPSLTIAALSELAMSRIPGREE
- a CDS encoding AtpZ/AtpI family protein, whose translation is MGREDEKRQFYRDLAFISTAGLSFGFSIAIGLFIGIWLDKSVFGTSPWCTLIFLGFGIAAGYRNLWLIYTRARKLDTQEKK
- a CDS encoding ATP synthase subunit I yields the protein MQKAQDEKPASRDGAEERIYSFVTRSNPFILGGAALCAFVFAPPRFFLGVLLGGLIVTVNFALLFRTLKKALAPGNTQGYAPVLAKYYLRFMASAIIIFVLMATRIVHPIGLILGLSVVVVSIVAALVNELKFHSVKEAG
- the atpB gene encoding F0F1 ATP synthase subunit A; the encoded protein is MFGVSSQTAFDYKHVFYTWFAMALMLGFGFVATRGLKLVPGKGQNFLELIVGGIEDFMVSVTGEEGRWLLPITATVFIYILVCNLMGLFPGFFPPTADINTTASCAVTVFAVTHIIGIKYHGIKYIKHFTGPVAALIPLFLVLEIIGHCARVLSLSFRLFGNMMGHELVLGILFMLAGAFFAPLPIMALGVFVSLVQAFVFFLLSTIYFAGSMEHAH
- the atpE gene encoding ATP synthase F0 subunit C, which encodes MEQSVNALSVLIAAMTAAGFGIAIAAFGCGIGQALGLKAAVEGIARNPEASGKIMTTMLIGLAMIESLCIYALVVALLLIFVAPQGVDLKALVAG